The following are from one region of the bacterium genome:
- a CDS encoding transposase zinc-binding domain-containing protein produces the protein MEISGVGLALDIGLPAMGDKCPYKTEKVYRPRRPERNPFYSVLFHYFERFAAEYEFRFEKHYGKWRSIIRSTVERFINCGVLKNGFARVRCPQCKNEYLLAFSCRRRGFCPSCSAKRSVLWREFVSSQVLADCPHSHIVFSIPKMFRILFLFHRKLLGELARCAWKAIVQYFEACAGKEVLPAGILSIATAGDFLNRNPHIHGLIACAVFRRDGSFEPVGLLQANIIRELFEANVFRLLVKKERIGKDLITRMRSWKHTGFQVYAGPKIIDKQDILRVGLYIIRPPVSASRLQLDPQNEALKYLATGRHPNDRCDSLFEAAGQLFDPIDWIAKLTSHIPEKGAQTIRYCGAYSNSHRGKLRKRQISAAAKAVCSPQPECEWVFQRRANWAALIRLVCEVDPLLCPNCHSKMDIVSVIKDGKVIDKILAHLQYKFDPLPLCIRPPL, from the coding sequence TTGGAGATCTCCGGTGTTGGCCTCGCTCTTGATATTGGTTTGCCCGCGATGGGCGATAAGTGTCCTTATAAAACAGAGAAGGTTTACAGGCCCAGGCGACCGGAGAGGAATCCATTCTATTCGGTGCTTTTTCATTATTTCGAGCGTTTCGCAGCGGAATACGAATTTCGTTTTGAGAAGCACTACGGCAAGTGGCGATCCATTATCCGGTCGACGGTGGAAAGATTCATCAATTGCGGTGTCTTAAAAAATGGTTTTGCGCGGGTTCGCTGCCCTCAATGTAAGAACGAATATTTGTTGGCGTTTTCTTGTCGGCGGCGTGGATTTTGTCCGTCGTGTTCGGCCAAACGCTCGGTCCTGTGGCGAGAGTTTGTTTCAAGCCAGGTTTTAGCCGATTGTCCGCACAGCCATATTGTCTTTTCCATTCCGAAAATGTTTCGGATTCTGTTCCTCTTTCATCGCAAGTTACTTGGTGAGTTGGCGCGATGCGCCTGGAAGGCTATTGTGCAATACTTTGAAGCCTGCGCCGGCAAAGAAGTTTTACCGGCCGGCATTCTTTCGATTGCTACAGCGGGAGATTTTCTAAACCGGAATCCCCACATCCATGGCTTAATTGCTTGCGCGGTTTTCCGGCGCGATGGCTCCTTTGAGCCGGTTGGGCTGTTACAGGCAAATATCATCCGGGAACTTTTCGAAGCCAATGTTTTTCGACTGCTTGTCAAGAAGGAACGGATCGGCAAAGACCTCATTACAAGGATGCGTTCCTGGAAACATACGGGATTTCAGGTTTATGCAGGTCCAAAAATCATCGACAAACAGGACATTCTGCGTGTGGGCCTTTATATCATTCGTCCTCCCGTCTCTGCAAGCAGGCTTCAGCTTGATCCACAAAACGAAGCCCTGAAGTACCTGGCCACGGGCCGCCATCCCAACGACCGGTGTGATTCGCTGTTTGAAGCTGCCGGTCAGCTCTTTGATCCCATCGACTGGATCGCAAAACTCACATCTCACATCCCGGAAAAAGGAGCCCAGACAATCCGCTATTGTGGAGCCTACTCGAATTCGCATAGAGGCAAGCTTCGAAAACGCCAAATCTCGGCCGCCGCAAAAGCTGTTTGCTCACCACAACCCGAATGCGAGTGGGTTTTTCAGCGGCGAGCCAACTGGGCAGCTCTGATTCGTTTGGTTTGTGAAGTAGACCCCCTTCTTTGTCCAAATTGCCATTCCAAAATGGATATTGTCTCGGTGATCAAGGATGGAAAGGTCATCGACAAGATCCTGGCTCACCTGCAATACAAATTTGATCCGCTGCCACTCTGCATTCGTCCTCCACTG
- a CDS encoding DUF4258 domain-containing protein: MRNAIERFRQLVREQKYMISGHANEEMSEDDLTALDIEQAIVTGKVAKRFTRDPRGTRFEVIGKALDGKNVGIVCRLSATGWLRIITAYRIEGNNNEKREV; this comes from the coding sequence ATGAGAAATGCCATAGAAAGATTCAGGCAATTGGTAAGAGAGCAGAAATACATGATCTCAGGTCACGCAAACGAAGAGATGTCCGAAGATGATTTGACCGCTCTGGATATCGAGCAGGCGATTGTTACAGGAAAGGTCGCGAAGCGGTTCACACGAGATCCCAGAGGGACGAGATTTGAAGTCATCGGTAAAGCTCTTGACGGAAAGAATGTGGGAATTGTTTGCAGGCTGTCAGCCACAGGGTGGCTTAGAATCATTACTGCGTATAGAATAGAAGGTAACAATAATGAAAAAAGAGAAGTGTGA